A window from Trichomycterus rosablanca isolate fTriRos1 chromosome 21, fTriRos1.hap1, whole genome shotgun sequence encodes these proteins:
- the mymk gene encoding protein myomaker, translated as MGAFIAKMLLPTVSSLVFLPAASVATKRGFHMEAMIYFFTMFFTSIYHACDGPGLSVLCFMKYEILEYFSVYGTSISIWVTLLALGDFEEPKRSTLTMFGVLTSAVRIYQDRWGYGIYSGPIGTAVLMITVKWLQKMKEKKGLYPDKSVYTQQVGPGCCFGALALMLRFYFEEWDYAYVHSFYHLSLAVSFVLLLPKKNRYAGTGRNAAKLKCYTLCCCV; from the exons ATGGGAGCATTTATTGCTAAGATGTTGCTGCCTACCGTAAGCAGCTTGGTGTTTTTGCCTGCAGCCAGTGTGGCAACAAAGAGAGGCTTCCACATGGAGGCTATGATCTACTTCTTTACCATGTTCTTCACATCG ATTTATCATGCATGTGATGGACCAGGCCTGTCTGTTTTATGCTTCATGAAGTACGAGATTTTGGAGTATTTCAGCGTTTATGGCACATCTATCTCTATATGGGTCACATTATTAG CTTTAGGGGATTTCGAGGAGCCCAAGCGCTCCACGCTCACCATGTTTGGAGTGCTTACCTCTGCGGTAAGGATTTATCAGGACCGCTGGGGCTACGGTATCTACTCTGGGCCCATTGGCACAGCTGTGCTTATGATCACCGTCAAATGG TTACAAAAAATGAAAGAGAAGAAGGGCCTCTACCCAGATAAAAGTGTGTACACTCAACAAGTGGGACCGGGGTGTTGCTTTGGAGCCCTGGCTTTGATGCTTCGCTTTTATTTTGAG GAGTGGGACTATGCTTATGTGCACAGCTTTTACCACCTGTCACTAGCTGTGTCCTTCGTACTGCTGCTACCCAAGAAAAACCGATACGCAGGGACGGGCCGCAACGCAGCCAAACTCAAATGCTATACCCTCTGCTGCTGTGTATGA